The sequence CCACCGGCCGCATGCTCCGCGACCTCGCCCTCAACGGCCAGGGACCCCGCGCCTTCACCCGCCTGACGAAGAACGGCCTGCCGCTGGTGGGCACCACGTTCTCCGCCGCCCTGATGCTCGTCGGCGTCTGGATCAACTACCAGTGGCCCGGTGAGGCGTTCACCTACGTGGTCTCCTTCGCGACCATCTCCGGCATGTGGGCCTGGATCATGATCCTGATCAGCCAGATCCGCTACCGCCGCAAGGCCGACGCCGGCCTCCTGCCGCAGTCCTCGTTCCGGGCCCCGGGCGCCCCGTTCACCAGCTGGTTCGCGCTCTGCTTCATCGGCCTGGTCATCGTGATGATGGCGATCGACGCGGACACCCGGATCTCGCTCTACTGCGCACCCCTGTGGGCGCTCATCCTCTTCGTCGCCCACCGGGTGCTCCCGTCGCCCACCCCGGAGCCGGAGAAGGACGCCACCGGGATCCGCTGACCCGGACGGCCCACCGGCCCCGGAAGGCCCCGCCGGCCCGGACCGCTCACCGGCCCCGGCAAGCCCCACCGACCCGAGGGCGGGCCCCACGACCGCCCTCCTCCCGGACCGCCCCGGCCGCCCCAAAGGCCGGAGGCGTCCAGCATGCGGGCCGTCGCGTACCACCCACCGGTACGCGACGGCCCGCACGCATATCCTGGCGCCATGCTGACCATCACCCAGACGCTCTACGACCGGATCGTCGCCCACTCCCGCGCCGACCACCCCGACGAGGCGTGCGGAGTGGTCGCGGGCCCGGCCGGGACGGACCGCCCCGAACGCTTCGTCCCGATGCTCAACGCCGCCCGCTCGCCCACGTTCTACGAGTTCGACTCCGCCGACCTCCTCAAGCTCTACCGCGAGATGGACGACCGCGACGAGGAACCCGTGATCGTCTACCACTCGCACACGGCGACCGAGGCCTACCCCTCCCGCACCGACGTCACGTACGCCAACGAGCCCGGCGCCCACTACGTCCTCGTCTCCACCGCGGACACCGACGGATCGGGCCCCTTCCAGTTCCGCTCGTACCGCATCGTGGACGGCGAGATCACCGAGGAAGACGTGCAGGTCGTCGAGGCGTACTGAGCCCCGGGTACCGCACGGAGCCGCCGGAGCGGTCTGGCACACTGCACCCCGAACCCATCAAGGCGGTGGGAACCAGGAAGCCGGTGCGAATCCGGCACGGTCCCGCCACTGTGACCGGGCCCCCTCCCCGCGCACGCGTCCCCCACCGGACGTACCGCACCGGAGGGCGGCCCGGAAGCCAGGAACTGGCCCGCCGCCTTCTCGCATCGACCAGGGGACGCGGAAATCCCCCGGAGAGGCCCCGCCATGTCCTGGCGCACCCCCGCGCTCATAGCCGCCGCCGTGCTGCTCCCGTTCACCCTCACCGCCTGCTCCACCTCCTCCGACGGCGACACCGCCACCGGGGACGAGGCAGCGGGCGAGGGCTTCCCGTACACCGTCGAGAACTGCGGTGTCACCACCACGTACAAGGCCCCGCCGAAGCGCGTCGTCACCATGAACCAGCACGTCACCGAGATCATGCTGGAACTGGGCCTCACCAAGTCCCTCGTCGGCACCGCCTACCTCGACGACCAGGTCCTGCCGAAGTACGCGAAGGACTACGCCTCCGTCCCGGTCCTCGCCAAGGAGTACCCCTCCTACGAGCAAGTCCTCGCCGCCAACCCCGACTTCGTCTACGGCGGCTACGCCAGCGCCTTCACCGCGGGCGACGGCCGCGGCCGCGAGGCGTTCAAGAAGGCGGGCATCCGGACCCGCCTCAACGCCGAGAGCTGCACCCAGGGCGACCAGCCCATGGACACCCTCTACGAGGAGATCCGCGAGGTCGGCCGCACCTTCGGCGTCAGCGACCGCGCCGAGGCCTGGATCAAGCAGGCCAAGGCCGACAACGCCGCCACCGCGAAGAAGCTGGCCGACCTGAAGCCGCTCTCCGTCTTCGTCTACGACAGCGGCGACAAGACCGCCTTCACCGCGGGCGGCGAGGGCATCGGCAACGAGCTGATCGAACGGGCCGGCGGCACCAACGTCTTCGCCGACCTCGACAAGCCCTTCGGCGACGCCTCCTGGGAGAACGTCGTCGACCGCAGGCCCGAGGTCATCGTGATCTACGACTACGGCGCCACCACCGTCGAACAGAAGAAGAAGCGCCTCCTCACCGACCCGGCCCTCGCCGACGTCCCCGCCGTCAAGAACAAGCGCTTCGCCGTCATGCCGCTGTCCGACGCGGTCCTCGGCGTCCGCGTCCCCGCCGCCGTCGACAAGCTCGCGGCCCAGCTCCACCCGGAGGCGGTCGAGGCGGCCACCACCCCGTGACCTGCCGCGCCCCCGCACCGCGGCGGCCGCTCCGTTACGTCCTGGTGCTCGGCGTCCTCGCCGCGCTCCTGGCCGTAGCGGTGCTCGCCGCCCTCGCCCTCGGCTCCGTCCGCATCCCGCCCGGCCAGGTGCTGGACATCCTGACCGGGCGGGCGGAGGCGAGCCCGTTCCGCACGATCGTCCTGGACGTCCGGCTGCCCCGGGTCCTGCTCGGCATCGTCGTCGGCGCCGGACTCGCCGTCATCGGCACCGTCCTCCAGGCCCTCGTCCGCAACCAGCTCGCCGACCCGTTCCTCCTCGGCGTCTCCTCCGGGGCCTCCACCGGCGCGGTCCTGGTCATCGTCCTCGGCATCGGGGCGTCCCTCGCCACCACCGTCACGATCCCCGCCGCCGCCTTCGCCGGCGCGCTGCTCTCGCTGCTGCTCGTCTACACCCTGGCCCGCGGCGGCGGCGGGATCACCACCAGCCGGCTCGTCCTCGCCGGGGTCGCCGTCTCCTACGTCCTGTCCGCCCTGACCAGCCTGATCCTCGTCACCTCCGCCCGCGCCGACCACCTCCAGGAAGTCCTCTACTGGACCCTCGGCGGCCTCGGCGCCGCCCGCTGGGACATGCTCGCGCTCCCCGCGGTCACCCTGGCCGCGGGCACCGCCGTCCTCCTCACCCTCGCCCGCCCGCTCGACCTGCTCCTGGTGGGCGAGGAGGGCGCGACCGTCCTCGGCCTCGACACCGCCCGCTTCCGGGCCGCCGTCTTCGTCCTCGCCTCCCTGATGACCGGGGTGCTCGTCGCGTACAGCGGGGCGATCGGCTTCATCGGCCTGATGGTCCCGCACATGGCCCGGATGGCGGTCGGCGCCGCCCACCGCGCGCTGCTCCCGGTCGTCGCACTCGGCGGCGCGGTCTTCCTGCTCCTCGCCGACCTCGCGGCCCGGACGCTCGCCGCCCCGCAGGACATCCCGGTCGGGGTGCTCACCGCGCTGACGGGCGGCCCGTTCTTCCTCTGGATGCTGCGGCGCAGGCCCGAAGGAGCACCGGCGTGAGGCCCGCCGCGACCGGGCCCGGCGAGCACCGGCACGCCCCCGGGCCGAGGTCGAGCACCGGCACGCCCCCGTCCGAAGGAGCACCGGCACGATCACGCCGCGCCCCGGGGGAGCACCCGCACGACGACCGTACGCACGGCTGGAGGAGCCGCACGACGACCGTACGCACGGCTGGAGGAGCCGCACGACGACCGTACGCACGGCTGGAGGAGCCGCATGACGACCGTACGCACGGCTGAGGGAGCCCGCCCGTGACCACCCTGCGCACCGAGGGCCTCTCGTTCGGGACCGGCGAGGGCCGCCATCTCGTCGACGCCGTCGACCTCACCGCCGCCGACGGCGAGACCGTCGGCCTCGTCGGCCCCAACGGCAGCGGCAAGACCACCCTGCTGCGCTGCGTCTACGGGACCCTGCGCCCCACCCACGGCCGCGTCCTCCTCGACGGCGACGACCTCGCCACCCTCCCCGTGAAGGCCCGCGCCCAGCGCATCGCCACCGTCCCGCAGGACGGCCACGCCGGATTCGAGCTCACCGTCGGGCAGGTCGTGGCGATGGGCCGCGCCCCGCACAAGCGGTTCTGGGAGTCCGACACCGCCGCGGACACCGCTCTGGTCACCGAGGCCCTCGACCGGGTCGGGATCGCCGCACTCGAAGCCCGGACGTTCACCTCCCTCTCCGGCGGCGAACGCCAGCGGGCCCTGGTCGCCCGCGCCCTCGTCCAGCAGCCCTCGCTCGTCGTGCTGGACGAGCCCACCAACCACCTGGACATCCGCTACCAGCTGGAGATTCTCTCCCTGGTCCGCGAACTCGGCACCACCAACCTCCTCGCCCTGCACGACCTCAATCTCGCCGCCTACTACTGCGACCGCCTCTACGTCCTCAAGGACGGCCGGGTCGTCGCGTCCGGCACCCCGGAGGAGGTCCTCACGGCCGAACTGCTCGGCGAGGTGTACGGCGTCGCCGCCGAGGTCAGCGCCCACCCGAAGACCGGCGCACCCACGGTCGTCTACCTCCCGGAAGGATCCGGACACCCCACCCTGTCCACATAGCGGCCATCATCCATCCACGATGTGGGATCACACTCGGGTTTCCGCACAGGGAATCGATACGATGCCCGCATGGTTCCCCATGACGTGAGCAACAAGACGCCGGGCACGCTGCTCGTCGCGCGGCTGCACGTCGACCTGTGCAGGCTGGCGAGCGCGATCTGTCCCGCCCGCACCCTGCCCGTGAGCCGCCCGGCCTGAGCCGCGGTCCGCGCGCCCACCCACACGCACCACCCCCCGCGCGGGGGCCATCACACGCGCGCCCCACGCCACCTCCCGCTTCCGACAGGAGCCCACGCCATGGCCATCGAGGTCCGCATCCCGACCATCCTCCGCACCTACACCGACGGCGCGAAGGCCGTCGAAGGCACCGGGGACACCCTCGCCGACCTCTTCGCCGACCTGGACAGCCGCCACACCGGCATCCGTGAGCGCATCGTCGACGGCGCGAACGGCGAACAGCTGCGCCGCTTCGTGAACGTCTACCTCAACGACGAGGACGTCCGCTTCCTCGACGGCATCTCCACCAAGCTCAGCGACGGCGACAACGTCACGATCCTCCCGGCCGTCGCCGGCGGCATGCGCTGATGCGGTACGACTCCCCGCTGGCGGCCGTGGGGAACACCCCCCTCGTCCGCCTCCCGCGGCTGTCCCCGTCCGAGGACGTCCGCATCTGGGCCAAGCTGGAGGACCGCAACCCCACGGGCTCGATCAAGGACCGCCCCGCGCTCCACATGGTCGAACAGGCCGAGAAGGACGGCCGGCTCACCCCCGGCTGCACCATCCTGGAGCCCACCAGCGGCAACACCGGCATCTCGCTCGCCATGGCGGCCAAGCTCAAGGGCTACCGCATCGTGTGCGTCATGCCGGAGAACACCTCCCAGGAACGGCGCGACCTGCTCGCCATGTGGGGAGCCGAGATCATCTCCTCCCCGGCCGCCGGCGGCTCCAACACCGCGGTCCGCGTCGCGAAGGAACTGAGCGAGGAGCACCCCGACTGGGTGATGCTCTACCAGTACGGCAACCCGGACAACGCGGGCGCCCACTACGCGACCACCGGCCCGGAGATCCTCACCGACCTCCCGTCCATCACCCACTTCGTGGCGGGCCTCGGCACCACCGGCACCCTCATGGGCGTCGGCCGCTACCTCCGCGAGCACCGCCCCGGCATCCGGATCGTCGCCGCCGAACCGCGCTACGACGACCTGGTCTACGGTCTCCGTAACCTCGACGAGGGCTTCGTCCCCGAGCTGTACGACGCCTCCGTCCTCACCACCCGCTTCTCGGTGGGCTCCGCCGACGCGGTCACCCGCACCCG is a genomic window of Streptomyces sp. YPW6 containing:
- a CDS encoding PLP-dependent cysteine synthase family protein; this translates as MRYDSPLAAVGNTPLVRLPRLSPSEDVRIWAKLEDRNPTGSIKDRPALHMVEQAEKDGRLTPGCTILEPTSGNTGISLAMAAKLKGYRIVCVMPENTSQERRDLLAMWGAEIISSPAAGGSNTAVRVAKELSEEHPDWVMLYQYGNPDNAGAHYATTGPEILTDLPSITHFVAGLGTTGTLMGVGRYLREHRPGIRIVAAEPRYDDLVYGLRNLDEGFVPELYDASVLTTRFSVGSADAVTRTRELLQQEGIFAGVSTGAALHAAIGVGKKAVKAGESADIVFVVADGGWKYLSTGVYTAETTEAAIETLQGQLWA
- a CDS encoding ABC transporter substrate-binding protein yields the protein MSWRTPALIAAAVLLPFTLTACSTSSDGDTATGDEAAGEGFPYTVENCGVTTTYKAPPKRVVTMNQHVTEIMLELGLTKSLVGTAYLDDQVLPKYAKDYASVPVLAKEYPSYEQVLAANPDFVYGGYASAFTAGDGRGREAFKKAGIRTRLNAESCTQGDQPMDTLYEEIREVGRTFGVSDRAEAWIKQAKADNAATAKKLADLKPLSVFVYDSGDKTAFTAGGEGIGNELIERAGGTNVFADLDKPFGDASWENVVDRRPEVIVIYDYGATTVEQKKKRLLTDPALADVPAVKNKRFAVMPLSDAVLGVRVPAAVDKLAAQLHPEAVEAATTP
- a CDS encoding putative leader peptide; the encoded protein is MVPHDVSNKTPGTLLVARLHVDLCRLASAICPARTLPVSRPA
- a CDS encoding MoaD/ThiS family protein, giving the protein MAIEVRIPTILRTYTDGAKAVEGTGDTLADLFADLDSRHTGIRERIVDGANGEQLRRFVNVYLNDEDVRFLDGISTKLSDGDNVTILPAVAGGMR
- a CDS encoding Mov34/MPN/PAD-1 family protein, which encodes MLTITQTLYDRIVAHSRADHPDEACGVVAGPAGTDRPERFVPMLNAARSPTFYEFDSADLLKLYREMDDRDEEPVIVYHSHTATEAYPSRTDVTYANEPGAHYVLVSTADTDGSGPFQFRSYRIVDGEITEEDVQVVEAY
- a CDS encoding iron ABC transporter permease; the encoded protein is MTCRAPAPRRPLRYVLVLGVLAALLAVAVLAALALGSVRIPPGQVLDILTGRAEASPFRTIVLDVRLPRVLLGIVVGAGLAVIGTVLQALVRNQLADPFLLGVSSGASTGAVLVIVLGIGASLATTVTIPAAAFAGALLSLLLVYTLARGGGGITTSRLVLAGVAVSYVLSALTSLILVTSARADHLQEVLYWTLGGLGAARWDMLALPAVTLAAGTAVLLTLARPLDLLLVGEEGATVLGLDTARFRAAVFVLASLMTGVLVAYSGAIGFIGLMVPHMARMAVGAAHRALLPVVALGGAVFLLLADLAARTLAAPQDIPVGVLTALTGGPFFLWMLRRRPEGAPA
- a CDS encoding ABC transporter ATP-binding protein; amino-acid sequence: MTTLRTEGLSFGTGEGRHLVDAVDLTAADGETVGLVGPNGSGKTTLLRCVYGTLRPTHGRVLLDGDDLATLPVKARAQRIATVPQDGHAGFELTVGQVVAMGRAPHKRFWESDTAADTALVTEALDRVGIAALEARTFTSLSGGERQRALVARALVQQPSLVVLDEPTNHLDIRYQLEILSLVRELGTTNLLALHDLNLAAYYCDRLYVLKDGRVVASGTPEEVLTAELLGEVYGVAAEVSAHPKTGAPTVVYLPEGSGHPTLST